TGCTTTTTCCTAGGTAACTCTCTTATTTCAAGGCATAGTAAAGAAAGATGACACAACTGCTAGCTCTAGTTCGAAAGCAAAATATCATGCTCGTGACTGATACGGCATCAAAATTATTATGGTTGCGATGGTTATTAAAAGACTTGTAAGTCATTCATAATGGAGGAACCGTCTTTTACTACGACACAACTCAAGTACTATCCAAATAACACACAATGATGTTTTCCATAAGTGCACCAACCACATTAAAATCAATTGTCATTTTATATGGTACCATGTGTGTTAGCACATTGTACGACTTTTCCCCGCTTCATCTATTGACTAGACTATTGATATTTTCACTAAAACACATCCACCTGGATTTTTTCAAGATCTTTTCTTTGAACTACAGTTGACTTCTTCTAAGTCACCTTGAGTTTCAGGGAGAAGGTAGAGATAATGCCTTGTTTCGTATATCTCTCAGTATTGTGTATTACTTCCCTAGTTGATCttaattgattgtaattgatattgTTATGTTGCTTTAGATAGTCATCCAGTAAAGCTTATGAATAGGCTCATGTACTTTTCAATATGAAGTAttgaaatatgaagaaaatttataaatttattttctgtaTTATTCTTATTTATATCTTTTGGAACAAATTCATGATTTGGGGCAATCAGATCAAATCAAATGAAGGGCTTTCTCTAGGTTTACAGAAGGCAGATCGATACGGAACCAGGAAAAGGTCAAAGTCTTATCCGAGCATTGCTGTTGTTAAATGTTTCGTTTAGGTAGACCCTTTTTCCAACGAAACTTGCGGGCATAGCTTTATGTGATGTCTTAAGAGCTTCGTCATCATATGGAATCATACGATGTGAGTTGGGTTGTGATGGTTGGACCCCGACGATTTTAGTTTTGTCTTCACAGTCGTAGAAGTCCTTTGTTTTTTCCATCATATGCATCATCCAATTGCTAGTTCTCTAGTCTGAGACGCACATGATGTCTTTTAAATTCGGGGTCTTTGCTGGAGTGTAGGATGTTCTGTTCTTTTTGGGGAGGATTTTTCGGCAATTTTAACCGTACGATTTCAAATATGGCATCATCTCACTCAGAATCCACGCGGATAGAGCAGATAATCACCGAATTCTTTGCAAAGAGTCTCCACAGAATACTCGAATCAAGGAAACCAAGAGAAATGGTTCAATATAGCTCTTAGAGAATGCCCAGAAGCGTTAGAGAATCTCAATCTTGGGGGCCAAAGCAATCTTGAACCTGTGGTTGTTTTAATGTTGTACCATAATCGCGCACGAAACAAGAAAATTAATCAGACAAAAGTATGGTTTTCTATTTAATATAGCAAATACGTAATGCTCAAAAATCCTCTTTGGCATTCGACGACATTTTCCCACCAAAGTAAGTATTTTAAGTGTCGCACGTGAATagattaaacattttcataatggAGGAACCGTTATTTATTGTGACAATAGGAGTGCCATTTAAATAGCACATAATGACATTTTGACCATATACATTGAAAAACAAATAGTCATTCGATTTGGTACCATATGCATCATGGCACTATACTTTTGGGATTAATGATGCaatctagagggggtgaataaaTTGTTTTGAAATACTTTGACAGTTTTGTGGAAATTGGCAGCTACTATGCAAAGATCAAGTCAAGCAGATATTTTAAATATTGTGCAAATAAGAGTGAGAGAAACAAGAGCACACAACAATATAATAGTTTGGATTTACCCCTATGCCTATGTCCATTGTCCACTCTAATGGCTACAAGTTGAGCTGGATTGTACTAATAATATGTTAGGAAAATTACAATAAGTAAACACCAATCCTATCACATAATAGATCACACTATGAGGAATCAGGTTTTGCTATCACTCTGTACACTTGATCTTTCATACAGTCACAAGCTAGCAAGAACACTACAGTGAAGATCATAAGacaaacaaacactttttgCTAAGAACACAGCTTTTAGCTTTGGATTTCTATGTATTGCATGTCTAACATTTGGTTTTTGAGATCTAATCTTTTATAGAACCATCTTTAATCTTCTTGTTAGAGATGtcttaaagaaggaaagagtCATTAAAGATTTATTAGTGCTAATGTTAAATATAGAACTGCCTATACAGTCTTTATTCTTGAACATTTCCAAGCTAGCCGAAAATAGCTTATGCTATTGTCCCTTCACCGATGGCTTTGACATGTCTGTCAAAAAGCTTGTTTTTGGTACTCTTAACTTCTTTTGGTTCTTCTGGTGCGCATATCCATACGACAACGACCATATTGGACTTTTGCAACAATTATCTAAATGGTAATTACTCCAACATCACCGTTGACATGATATCTCCAACATTAACACGAATATTATTTTTAGCTGATCTTTAAGTCCGCTGGTATGGTTTACAATTAGAACATATTTGTGatctttttcctttctgaaaTTATCATGAACATTTGCAAATATTACAGTTAGCATTATATTAAGGAAAGTTTTGGGATCCTCAAAATTCTTTGAGATGTTTCTCCAACATGTACGACTCATTTCCTCGTTATCTGTTGACCAAATTGCTGATTTCTGTAGTAATACACAGCCACCTGGGTGTTTTTAAGATCCTTTCTCCAAATCACAGTTGACTTCTTCTATTTCACCTTAAGTTTGAGGGAGATATTCCCTTGATTTCATATATCTCTCATGATTGTGTATTATCTTCCTTAATTGTTTCTAACCGATTTTAAATGATATTGTAATATTCAATTACTTTAAAGTTATCCagtaaagcctataaataggctcatGTACTCTTCAATatgaaatatcaaaatatacaaaaattttacaattttattttccgcATTATTCTTATCTATacctttcaaaataaaaatcatatatcCATAATGGGTCAATCAGATCAAATCAAAGTGGAGGGTTTTCTCTAGATTTACAGAAACGGATCGATACGGAACCAGGGAAAGGTCAAAGGCTTATCCAAGAAATACTGTTGTTAAATGTTTCGTAGGTAAACCCTTTTTCCACGATACTTACGGGCATAGCTTTATGTGATGTCTCACGTTGCAAGAGCTTCGTCATCATATGGAATCATACGATGCGAGGAGGGTTGTGATGGTTGGACCCTGACGAATTAAGTTTTGTCGCCACATTCTTGGAAATCCTTTGTCTTTTCCATCGTATGAATCAGCCAATTGCTGGTTCTCTAGTCTGAGGCGTACATGATGTCTTTTAAATTCAGCGTCTTTGCTGGAGTGTAGGATGTTCTGTTCTTTTTGGGGAGGATTTATTCGGCAATTTTAACCGTACGATTTCAAATATGGCATCATCTCACTCAGAATCCGCGCGGATACAGCAGACAATCACTGAATTCTTTGCAAAGAGTCTCCACAGAATACTCGAATCAAGGAAACCAAGAGATAAATGGTTCAATATACCTCTTAGAGAATGCTCAGAAGCGCTAGAGAATCTTGATCTTGGGGGCCAAAGCAATCTCGAACCTGTGGTTGTTGATGTTGTACCATAATCGATACgagagaagaaaattaatcAAACAAAGGTCTGGTTTTCTCTTTATTATAGCAAATACGTACTGCTCAATAATCCCCTATGGCAGTCCATGACGTTTTCCCgccgaaataattattttaagtttcACATGTGAATAGATTAAACATTGTCTAGGCAATCTCGACTTTTTGTATCCTATGGTTGTTGAGCATCGAGAAGGCTCTCAATGGCCCTTTGTCGCGTTCCTGGCCGATTGACCTCAGCCATGTGACCGTCCAGAACCAGGTAAGTCCATTCATTGGCCAGTCCTCACTTCAAGGTATTGTTCGCATGGCTCATGTGGTGGAATGCTTTACTGAGTGCCGGACCGCACCGCGTCTCCTTTTAAATAAAGTATCTCGTTCCCAATCAAAGAATGAGTCTCGATTCAACCCGTGACTCTCATGAAGAGAGCAATATTAACTTTTGACTAGTTTGTGCAGGGATGACTAATCTCATCTTCGAACATCTTCCATGTATCATTCCTCTTATCAATATGTTCCTCACCCAAATTCTCTGACACTATTGCGGTGATTCAATTATCCCGTCCATTTCGCATCCCTCATGCTTCTTCTAGCATTGCCATGTCTTCATGGATCGGTTTGTCGGACCATGAcacttttgcttttgcttggaTATAACTGGTCCTTGCTTTACCTTGTCCAACAATAAAAATGCGTATTTGAATAATATTATCAAGAAGTGTACATAAAAGGAATTGCTAGCAATACTAATGTGATTTTTTAGGGATGACCGATACTTAAACTGAACTTTGGTCTAGGACAAAGCTTGGAAAGATATAATGAGGAGTAAGCGGTCTGAAAAAATTCGAGCTTAGTACTTATTGCTCTgatatcatgtaaaattttgtaGGACCacaatttactttataaaattttaaattgttagatgaggGCTTGACTTAATATTTAGATATTCTAACAACTCATAGCATGTGCATGTAACTAGTCACGAAAACCTCTCATATTGCCCAGATTCGTAATAACTATATGTGACTTCAAATTAGAACTATTCAGGCATGAATACAATAGTCCTTTCGTTCTCTCACCAATGCATTATCCCTGCAACGTGTTTTCATCTTTTGTTATAACAAATCCGATTTGTAACTATAGCCTTGAAATCATGCACTGATGAGATcgttgtcttcttcctcaatgGAGAGACGAATTTAGGGCCTGAGTTTTGCCGAGCCATTGATGTCATCACTCACGCCTACTGTTTTTGTTTATGTTAGCACTTTATTTATATCCTTCATCGACAAAGCAGCCCTTTGTCCATACATGTTAGACGTAGCCATATCTTTCAGGACGGGTCACTCATATCGAATCAAATGAAGGGGTTTCTGCCGGTTTAGAGAAGCGGGTCGATGCTAAAGCAGGAAGATGTCAATGGGGTTATCCAAGTATTATTCTCATTGGATGCTTCGTTAGGTAAACCGTCCTTCCACTAAACTTGCAGGCATTAGCTTTATGCGATGTCTTACGTTGTAAGAACTTCGTCATCATATGGAATCATACAATGTATGTTAGCTTGAGTGAGTTAGACCCAGACGACTCTAGTTTTGTCGCCACGCTGTGcgaatccttttctttttccttcttattcttTCCATTACATCAGTAAAATATTATGAAATCATTGAGCGTGTAATGAAAACATTAATGGAAAGATAGAGAAGCATGTTCGTGCAAGTAACGTTTTAAAACAGGAAGTAAACTCTCACCTTTGAGCGTGTAATGAAATAGAAGGGGGTCTGGATAACTATCGACCTAATATAATTAGCTGTGAAGCATTGTCACCACCGTCGTGcgaattcttttatttttttattcttatttttcgtATTACATCAGTAAAATAGTATGAAATCATTGAGCATGGCATGAAAACGCTAATGGAAAGATAAAGAAGCACGTTCGTGCAAGTAACGTTTTAAATTAAGAAGTAAACTCTCATCTTTGAGCGTGTAATGAAATAGAAGGGGGTTGAGATAACTATCGACCTAATATAATTAGCTATAGCGCAGACACTTAACTACCAGATTTATACGACGTTAAATCAATGGAAGCTGGCGTGAGCTCATGGCGTGCGCTGTTaatcagttttcttttctttcctcctcgTCAACCCTTTCTCTTGTTTTTACCACAAATAACAAGTTCTCATAATATCAACTCGTTCTATTTGATGGAGTGATCGAGCAAAGAAATGACTTTAATTAGGGTGCTACATTAAAATCAGTCGCGCTTAATTACAACTCCACATTCATACTCGTTCTTTCATTGGTGTTTAAACCATTCGTAGATTTCTTCTACTTTTCTAAAGTACATGTAAAGAGAGTTGAATTAGCATGGAAAAAAGAATTTGCGACATACATGCGCGGTGTCACCAACCAATCAAGTTGAGATGGCTTATTAAATTGGTGACACCACATGGCCATGTTGATGTGAAGTTAGCACTACGTTATCCACCTCTAGGGAATGGATTCATATCGATCACCAAAGTTCCAAAGCTAAAGAAGGACAAGATGAGCATATTTGTGCAAGTAGCATGCTGAAAACAGAAAGTCAAAACTCCCAAAACACAAATTTGACTCatcaaagagaaagaagctggACGAGATGAGCACGATGACCCGAGTAGCGTTTCTTCCAAGAACTCGCTGGCTTTGGATATCAAACTGCCATATAAAGTTATTAATTCCATGCAAACATTGGCATATTCGACCCAGAAAGACAGAAGACACTCACTCTAATTGAATAAAGTTGTTAATTCCATGCAAATCTATTCCGATTGATTACATTAAATTACAATTCTTTTGGATACTAACTAGCTTGCCAGCAATTGAGTGGTCGATTTCAGCCTCCCCATATAGCCACAtctatatatatgtgtgtgagTTCGTGTACACCTATCATATCTTCTTCGTTTTCCCAAAATCCTAGTCTTTTAAACCTCCATAGGCCAAGACTAGCCAGCGTGTCGACGGTACTCTGACTGCCGCCATGATGACGAGTTTTGCCACCTTGACCTATGTCTTACTTCTCATGGCACTAGTCATCTTATGCACTATTATCAAACAATTTTGGTGCAAAAGCGGCAAAGGAAAATCCGAGCCGCTCCCACTCCCTCCAGGGCCCGCATCGTGGCCAGTGGTCGGCTGCGCCCCACACATGGTCTGGAACAAGCCCACTGCCCGGTGGATCCTTCGTtggatggaggagatggacacCGGCATCGCATGCTTCCGCATAGGGAATACGCACGTCATTACCGTAACCGACCCTAAGATCGCCCAGGAGTTCCTCAAGAAGCAAGATGCCACGTTTGCGTCGAGGCCTGGCTTGATGGCGGCACGAGCGTTCAGTGGTGGCTACGTGACAGCCGTCATCTCTCCCTATGGGGAGCAGTGGAAGAAGATGAGGCGGGTCTTAACGTCAGAGATAATATGCCCGGCGCGACACAAGTGGCTCCACGACAAGAGGGCCGAGGAGGCCGACAACCTAGTGAAGCATGTCTTCAACCAATGCAAAAGCCTAGGGCAGGTGAACTTGAGGCATACAACAAGGCACTACTGTGGGAATATGATAAGAAGGTTGGTGTTCAACAAGAGGTATTTTGGCAAAGGAAGGAAAGATGGAGGACCAACCATTGATGAAGAACAACATGTGGACGCACTATTCAATGCGCTAAATTATCTCTATGCATTCTGTGTTTCGGATTACTTCCCATTCCTGGTGGGGCTTGACCTTGATGGGCATGAAAAGGTAGTGAAAGATTGGACGAGGACTTTTCAGAGGTTGCATGAGCCCATAATAAACGACAGAATCAAACGACGGAGGGACGATTCGAGTTTGCAGAGCAATAGAACAGATCCTCAAGACTTGTTGGATGTTCTTGTTATGCTTAAAGACTCACAAGGGAAGCCATTGCTAACGCCTCATGAAGTCAAAGCACAGGCAACGGTGAGAAAATTATTCTTTCTTAGCAAACTATAGGAGGTTATATATTTGGTTAAGACGACTTTGTCACTAAAATTGTACGAATAGAGCCTTACAGCTACCCTTAAAAAATCCTAAAGAAAGACTTCCCTCCCTATATAGAAAATTACCTATAATGTGTGAAGTCAATCCccaaaaaatcctaaagaaAGACTTACCTCTCTATATATAAAATTACCTATAAGGTATGAATTCAATATCCTGGCGTCCTAAAGTCAGTGTCGTTAAACTGTCCCAAAAGATTCTTAGGAAGATTTTCCTTATAATCCGTACATATTTAACTTTACTTTAATTTGCATATTGTGGTTATAAATTAGATTTCAAGTTAACTTAAGATGCAGACGTTTTTGTGCATCTTGACATGTGTAGGAAATTATGATGGCCGCGGTGGACAATCCATCAAACGCAGTGGAATGGGCAATGGCGGAGATGATAAATCGGCCTGAACTCCTTAAGAAagccaaagaagaaatagaTAGGGTTGTGGGAAAGGAGAGATTAGTGCAAGAGTCCGATATCCCCCAGCTCAACTACATCAAAGCATGTGCTAGGGAGGCCTTTAGGCTCCACCCAATCGCACCCTTCAATGTCCCGCACGTCGCCCTGTCGGATGCGGTCATGGCCGGCTACCGTATCCCCAAGGGAAGCCACATCCTCATTAGCCGGCTGGGTCTTGGCAGAAACCCTGAAGTGTGGGACGAACCCCTCAAGTTCAAGCCTGAGCGGCATATCACAAGTGACACCGAGGAAGTCTTGCTCGCAGAGCCCGACCTGCGATTCATTTCCTTCAGCACGGGCCGGCGCGGGTGCATCGCCACGCAGCTTGGGACAACGATGACAGTGATGCTTCTTGCTAGGCTAATCCAGGGTTTTAACTGGAGTCCACTCGCTAATGATTCGAGCATCAATCTTAAAGAGTCAAAGGATGACTTGTCCCTCGCCGAGCCATTGGTTGCTCAAGCCAAGCCGTGCTTGGTAAAACATCTCTATCCAAAATAGAGAAGTATGTGACTTTAGGATGTGCAGGACATGTGTATTGGGAACCTTGATCTTTCCATGTGACATCTCAGAACATAACCTTCTCAATATAGAATTATTATAGGCTACTTGTTGTGAAAACAATCTAATGTTAACAatttcatgcatcatataatACAAATAAAAGAGGCCTATTGTGTTTATGTAAAAGGATCCAAGGGTAGTTTCTATCGAGAAAACCTcctattatttttgaaattgacaaaacaatCCGTGATTCCTTACGAGCTTAATATATGCAAAGGTTGTTTATGCCTAGAGTAATATTGATGTAAAAGGAACTTGGATGtgcaaaatgaaaagattcGAAATAGTTGGAACAACTTATGTGAACAAGTCTAGAAGAATAGGCAGTTCAAAAAGATTAAGAGGTACTGAGGTGAATATTTTACAAGATCTACACCACCATCATACTCAAAGTACCTAACGAGATGCAATTGGATATAACCAGGAAACTCAATATAATCAAAGTTTGTTACCACTAGAAGCCTCATATAAGTGGAAGTTTGACATAACCGAAAAGCCAGATATAACCAGGAATTGCTAATATAAGGATAATAGCCTTGTTACGTGCTTTGAGGATAACATTATGAGATAAGTTATCTCACCTTTTGACAGCTTATGATCAAGTATGGATTCATATTTTGGAAGAAAGTGATCGACTATCAATCTCAAAGATTATCTATGCAGAAGATATCAATTATGTGTAATATTTTGGTTGATTGACAATCATCACAAAGACAAGTTACTTTTCATAATCGAGCAACTCTATTTTTGGAAACCAAAGATTTTATAATATGAGTGACAAAATATACGAGACTCCGATTTATTGACTTCAATGGCTAAATTGAATTGCTCGACAATCGTCCAATGGTCAACTTGAAGAATGATCCTCATGAAgattgtccaatgggtagattggatgCTGAGGAGTATAGAATGAGATCAACAAGACGTTAGAGAAAGAGAGTTCCATAGTGCAAAAATCCAAATACAAAGAAAGCTTTACATTCGTCAATTGTCTTATTGACCATACTGAAATTGTAATATCTTGAGAAGTGTCGTCGGTGTGACAATTTGTGCTTAGGTGTAAGATCGAGAGTCCAAACATATCCAAAGTTACGACTATGGTGTCCCAAAGATTCCGATTTTACACTTATCGAAAATTCTAAGGgaaaaaatgtccaaaaagtcctaaaccttttgcacttttactaatttagtcctaaattttttaattttgtcaaatttaatcTTGAGTCTTTTCACTtattgccaattgagtccattggccaattttggcaagAAATCACTAACGTGAATGCCGGTGATGCTATGTAAGACTAAGAGTGAGCATGGTCTAGGTAGATAGTTCTCACCTTAGAACTAGGAATCGCCTATTAAGGAcatgttccaaaaaattggaatcgagAACCGTCTGCTGGTTCCATAGACCCACCTGAGAACCAGACCATCCAGTTCCCTGGTGGGTCCATGGAACCAGTCCCACCAAGCTTCACGCACTCAATGCAACATTTTCCAACAAgccaaagcaaagaaaaaaaataaaaataaagaacttcCCTATTCTTAATTATAAGAGTAGTAAAAAGATTGGACTCATATTAAAAGTTAAGAGTCGAAACCGTGAGTCAATGGGCGTTGAGCTTGAGAATTGAGGCCTATGAGAAGTGAGAGGTTAGACAAGATGAGCACTCAATTAATGGGGGTTGAGCCTTAAATTAAGGATTTcagtgttttcatttttcttaattattttggttggaaatttttcttaaaattaaatttatatttatatattactaGTTCGGTCCATATGGGGGGTGGGTGGTTCCACACTTATAATTAGGAACCGAACCAATACTCATcagttccaaaaaattagaaccaAGAACCAAACCGGTTCTCTTGGGAACCATCGATTCCGGTTTAGTCTGGTTTGGTTTTTGAGCAGTTCGAGCGGTTCTTGGTTTCTTTGCACACCCCTACGTATGACCACCAACGCtgacatagataattttaaataatattttaatataggttgaattttatcatttttttttttttttgcttgcttcttttccttttaccaCTAGCCAACCACTGGCCAGGGGCCACTGGCCATGGTCAGCCAGCTGGCCTTGCTTGCCATAGGCGAGGCCTAGCCAAGCAAAGGTGAGCCTCTGTGAGGGCCAGCCTTGCCGAAGCCAagtgaggccaacccttgcccaGGCCAATGCGGCTTTGTTAGTTGTCACCTTCGCTTGAGTGATGCTGCCTTGGCCTAGGCGAGGCTAGCCCTGGGCTAGGCTTGATTTGGTGAGgctggccctcgcctaggctaggGTGGCCTTGCTCGGCATGGCTGTCGTTTAGTTGACTCTCGCCTTGGCCGCTCTAGGCTAGGTGAGGGCCAACCTCATTGGTCGACCCTCATAGGGCCTCACTTGGGCGAGGGATCCTCTTGCTGGGGCTTGCCCTTGCTCGGCTAGGCCTTGCCTATGGTAGGTGAGGCCATCTAGCAAGCCATGGCCAGTGGCTATTCACATGCAAAACGAAAAgacgtaaaagaaaaaaataagaaaaaaataagaatttaaaatatattaaaatattattaaaaattgttaatgtcATTGTC
This region of Eucalyptus grandis isolate ANBG69807.140 chromosome 8, ASM1654582v1, whole genome shotgun sequence genomic DNA includes:
- the LOC104417845 gene encoding tyrosine N-monooxygenase — its product is MMTSFATLTYVLLLMALVILCTIIKQFWCKSGKGKSEPLPLPPGPASWPVVGCAPHMVWNKPTARWILRWMEEMDTGIACFRIGNTHVITVTDPKIAQEFLKKQDATFASRPGLMAARAFSGGYVTAVISPYGEQWKKMRRVLTSEIICPARHKWLHDKRAEEADNLVKHVFNQCKSLGQVNLRHTTRHYCGNMIRRLVFNKRYFGKGRKDGGPTIDEEQHVDALFNALNYLYAFCVSDYFPFLVGLDLDGHEKVVKDWTRTFQRLHEPIINDRIKRRRDDSSLQSNRTDPQDLLDVLVMLKDSQGKPLLTPHEVKAQATEIMMAAVDNPSNAVEWAMAEMINRPELLKKAKEEIDRVVGKERLVQESDIPQLNYIKACAREAFRLHPIAPFNVPHVALSDAVMAGYRIPKGSHILISRLGLGRNPEVWDEPLKFKPERHITSDTEEVLLAEPDLRFISFSTGRRGCIATQLGTTMTVMLLARLIQGFNWSPLANDSSINLKESKDDLSLAEPLVAQAKPCLVKHLYPK